From Streptomyces sp. NBC_00683, one genomic window encodes:
- a CDS encoding DUF3097 domain-containing protein codes for MRSYQPDLTPPWKRSAPVPEVPAEPDLVVEEVATGFCGAVIRCEKTAQGPTVTLEDRFGKHRVFPMGPRGFLLEGRVVTLVRPAAAGPAGQARTASGSVAVPGARARVARAGRIYVEGRHDAELVERVWGDDLRIEGVVVEYLEGIDDLPSIVRGFAPGPDARLGVLVDHLVPGSKESRIAAEVTDRNVLVVGHPYIDVWEAVKPSSVGIPAWPVVPRGQDWKTGVCRSLGWPENTGAAWQHILSKVSSYKDLEPQLLGRVEELIDFVTLPA; via the coding sequence ATGCGCAGCTACCAGCCGGACCTGACCCCGCCGTGGAAGCGGTCCGCTCCCGTCCCCGAGGTCCCCGCCGAGCCCGATCTGGTCGTGGAGGAGGTTGCCACCGGTTTCTGCGGTGCGGTGATCCGGTGCGAGAAGACGGCCCAGGGGCCGACGGTCACCCTGGAGGACCGCTTCGGCAAGCACCGGGTGTTCCCGATGGGGCCGCGCGGCTTCCTGCTGGAGGGCCGGGTCGTCACCCTCGTACGCCCGGCGGCCGCCGGGCCGGCCGGGCAGGCCCGTACGGCCTCCGGCTCGGTCGCCGTCCCCGGGGCGCGGGCACGGGTGGCGCGGGCGGGCCGGATCTATGTGGAGGGCCGGCACGACGCCGAGCTGGTCGAGCGGGTCTGGGGGGACGACCTGCGCATCGAGGGCGTGGTCGTGGAGTACCTGGAGGGCATCGACGACCTCCCCTCGATCGTGCGCGGGTTCGCCCCGGGCCCCGATGCCCGGCTCGGCGTCCTGGTCGACCATCTGGTGCCGGGCTCCAAGGAGTCCCGTATCGCCGCGGAGGTCACCGACAGGAACGTACTGGTCGTGGGGCACCCGTACATCGATGTCTGGGAGGCGGTGAAGCCGTCGTCCGTGGGGATCCCGGCGTGGCCGGTCGTGCCGCGGGGCCAGGACTGGAAGACGGGCGTCTGCCGCTCGCTGGGGTGGCCGGAGAACACGGGAGCCGCCTGGCAGCACATTCTTTCCAAGGTGAGCTCCTACAAGGACCTGGAGCCGCAACTCCTGGGCCGTGTCGAGGAATTGATCGACTTCGTCACCCTTCCTGCCTGA
- a CDS encoding MBL fold metallo-hydrolase: MDASWEEYGWERLGNVAGRRRLPGWDATAALVAGTEGALLYDTGSTLREGAELRTRAEGLLGRRVTHIALSHPHFDHVLGTAAFAGAEVYGAVGTRDLLGRCAEELRADAVRHGVSEHDATVATDVLVAPRHEVSGERTLDLGGGLQVLLANVGPGHSGHDLAVLVPGSPVVVLCGDLVEESGEPQAGPDAVPARWPAALDRLLSLGGEEALYVPGHGAVVDAAFVRAQRDRLAARFGVS, translated from the coding sequence ATGGACGCCTCTTGGGAAGAGTACGGCTGGGAGCGGTTGGGCAACGTTGCGGGGCGCCGCCGCCTTCCCGGCTGGGACGCGACGGCCGCGCTGGTGGCCGGGACCGAGGGCGCGCTGCTCTACGACACCGGATCGACGCTCCGGGAGGGTGCCGAACTGCGGACCCGGGCGGAGGGGCTGCTCGGCCGGAGGGTGACGCATATCGCACTGAGCCACCCGCACTTCGACCATGTGCTCGGCACCGCGGCCTTCGCCGGGGCGGAGGTCTACGGGGCGGTCGGCACGAGGGACCTGCTGGGGCGCTGTGCGGAGGAGCTTCGCGCGGACGCGGTGCGTCACGGGGTGTCCGAGCACGACGCCACCGTGGCGACGGACGTCCTGGTGGCCCCCCGGCACGAGGTGAGCGGTGAGCGGACGCTCGACCTGGGTGGCGGCCTCCAGGTGCTGCTGGCCAACGTGGGGCCGGGCCACAGCGGCCACGACCTCGCGGTGCTGGTGCCGGGCTCTCCCGTGGTGGTGCTCTGCGGCGACCTGGTCGAGGAGTCCGGCGAACCGCAGGCGGGCCCGGACGCGGTCCCGGCCCGCTGGCCTGCCGCCCTGGACCGGCTGCTGTCCCTGGGCGGCGAGGAGGCGCTGTACGTACCGGGGCACGGGGCCGTCGTGGACGCCGCGTTCGTACGGGCGCAGCGCGACCGGCTGGCCGCCCGGTTCGGCGTGTCCTGA
- the hrcA gene encoding heat-inducible transcriptional repressor HrcA: MLSERRLEVLRAIVQDYVGTEEPVGSKALTERHKLGVSPATIRNDMAVLEDEGFIAQPHTSAGRIPTDKGYRLFVDKLAGVKPLSSPERRAIQNFLAGAVDLDDVVGRTVRLLAQLTRQVAVVQYPSLTRSTVRHVELLSLAPARLMLVLITDTGRVEQRMIDCPAPFGETSLADLRARLNSRVVGRRFADVPQLVQDLPESFENEDRGTVSTVLSVLLETLVEETEERLMIGGTSNLTRFGHDFPVMIRPVLEALEEQVVLLKLLGEAKDSGMTVRIGHENAHEGLNSTSVVAVGYGSGDEAVAKLGVVGPTRMDYPGTMGAVRAVARYVGQILAES, encoded by the coding sequence ATGCTCAGCGAACGCAGACTCGAAGTGCTGCGCGCCATCGTCCAGGACTATGTCGGCACCGAGGAGCCCGTCGGCTCCAAGGCGCTCACGGAGCGGCACAAGCTCGGGGTCTCCCCGGCAACCATCCGCAACGACATGGCGGTGCTGGAGGACGAGGGCTTCATCGCCCAGCCGCACACGAGTGCGGGGCGTATCCCGACGGACAAGGGATACCGGCTCTTCGTCGACAAGCTCGCGGGCGTCAAGCCCCTGTCGTCGCCGGAGCGCCGGGCCATTCAGAACTTCCTCGCCGGAGCGGTCGACCTCGACGACGTCGTGGGCCGTACGGTGCGGCTGCTCGCGCAGCTGACCCGGCAGGTCGCCGTCGTGCAGTACCCCTCGCTGACCCGCTCGACGGTGCGGCACGTCGAACTGCTCTCGCTCGCCCCCGCCCGGCTGATGCTCGTACTGATCACGGACACCGGCCGGGTCGAACAGCGTATGATCGACTGCCCTGCTCCGTTCGGTGAGACCTCTCTCGCCGATCTGCGGGCCCGGCTCAACAGCCGGGTCGTGGGGCGCCGCTTCGCGGACGTCCCGCAACTGGTGCAGGACCTGCCGGAGTCCTTCGAGAACGAGGACAGGGGGACCGTCTCGACGGTGCTCTCCGTACTTCTCGAGACTCTGGTCGAAGAGACGGAGGAGCGGCTGATGATCGGCGGCACCTCCAACCTCACCCGCTTCGGGCACGACTTCCCCGTGATGATCCGGCCGGTGCTGGAGGCATTGGAGGAACAGGTCGTGCTGCTGAAGCTGCTCGGTGAGGCCAAGGACTCGGGCATGACCGTACGTATCGGGCACGAGAACGCCCACGAGGGCCTCAACTCCACGTCCGTCGTCGCGGTCGGCTACGGTTCGGGCGACGAGGCAGTCGCCAAACTCGGCGTGGTCGGACCGACCCGCATGGACTACCCCGGAACGATGGGAGCGGTACGCGCAGTGGCACGTTACGTCGGACAGATCCTGGCGGAGTCGTAA
- the dnaJ gene encoding molecular chaperone DnaJ: MATDYYAVLGVRRDASQDEIKKAFRRLARELHPDVNPDPKTQERFKEINAAYEVLSDPQKKQVYDLGGDPLSASGGGGAGGFGQGGFGNFSDIMDAFFGTASQRGPRSRTRRGQDAMIRLEIDLSEAAFGTTKDIQVDTAVVCTTCSGEGAAPGTSAQTCDMCRGRGEVSQVTRSFLGQVMTSRPCPQCQGFGTVVPTPCPECAGDGRIRSRRTLTVKIPAGVDNGTRIQLAGEGEVGPGGGPAGDLYVEIHELSHAVFQRRGDDLHCTVTIPMTAAALGTQVPLETLDGLEEIDIRPGTQSGQSVPLHGRGITHLRGGGRGDLIVHVEVMTPTKMDPEQERLLRELSKLRGEERPTGQFQPGQQGLFSRLKDAFNGR, translated from the coding sequence GTGGCCACGGACTACTACGCCGTACTCGGCGTGCGCCGCGACGCATCTCAGGACGAGATCAAGAAGGCATTCCGCAGGCTCGCCCGCGAGCTCCACCCGGATGTCAACCCGGATCCGAAGACCCAGGAGCGGTTCAAGGAGATCAACGCCGCTTACGAGGTGCTGTCGGACCCGCAGAAGAAGCAGGTCTACGACCTCGGCGGCGACCCGCTGTCCGCCTCCGGAGGCGGTGGCGCGGGCGGATTCGGACAGGGCGGCTTCGGCAACTTCTCCGACATCATGGACGCGTTCTTCGGCACGGCGTCGCAGCGCGGACCCCGTTCGCGCACCCGGCGCGGCCAGGACGCGATGATCCGGCTGGAGATCGACCTCTCCGAGGCGGCCTTCGGTACGACCAAGGACATCCAGGTCGACACGGCGGTCGTCTGTACGACCTGCAGTGGTGAGGGCGCCGCACCCGGCACCTCCGCCCAGACCTGTGACATGTGCCGCGGCCGTGGCGAGGTCTCCCAGGTCACCCGGTCCTTCCTCGGCCAGGTCATGACCTCGCGGCCCTGCCCGCAGTGCCAGGGCTTCGGCACGGTCGTGCCGACGCCGTGCCCCGAGTGCGCCGGTGACGGCCGCATCCGCTCGCGGCGCACCCTCACCGTGAAGATCCCGGCAGGTGTCGACAACGGCACCCGGATCCAGCTCGCGGGCGAGGGAGAGGTCGGCCCCGGCGGCGGTCCGGCCGGCGACCTGTACGTCGAGATCCACGAGCTGTCGCACGCGGTGTTCCAGCGGCGCGGCGACGACCTGCACTGCACGGTCACCATCCCGATGACGGCCGCGGCGCTCGGCACCCAGGTGCCGCTGGAGACGCTGGACGGCCTGGAGGAGATCGACATCAGGCCGGGCACCCAGTCCGGCCAGTCGGTCCCGCTGCACGGGCGCGGCATCACGCACCTGCGCGGTGGCGGGCGCGGCGACCTGATCGTGCACGTCGAGGTCATGACCCCGACGAAGATGGACCCCGAGCAGGAGCGCCTCCTGCGGGAGCTGTCGAAGCTGCGCGGCGAGGAGCGGCCCACCGGCCAGTTCCAGCCAGGGCAGCAGGGGCTGTTCTCCCGGCTGAAGGACGCCTTCAACGGCCGCTGA
- a CDS encoding nitronate monooxygenase: MSLALTDLCRYPIVQAPMAGGVSCPQLVGAVAEAGGLGFLAAGYKTADGMYNEIKQLRGLTGQPFGVNLFMPQAALADPSAVEVYRHQLAGEAAWYGTPLGDPDSSGDDGYEAKVAILLEDPVPVVSFTFGCPARETLDAFAGVGTFTVVTVTSPQEARNAQWAGADAVCVQGVEAGGHQSTHHDDAQAGLTGTGLLSLVAQVRETVQLPIVAAGGLMRGSQIAAVLAAGADAAQLGTAFLACPESGAHLLHKQALTNPLFVTTALTRAFSGRPARGLANRFVREHGPYAPAAYPQVHHLTSGLRKAAAKAGDAQGMALWAGQGHRMARELPAGELVELLATETDAAWAAVSGRGAQ; the protein is encoded by the coding sequence ATGTCCTTGGCGCTGACCGATCTCTGCCGGTATCCGATCGTGCAGGCCCCGATGGCGGGCGGCGTCTCCTGTCCGCAGCTCGTCGGGGCCGTTGCCGAGGCCGGAGGGCTCGGTTTCCTCGCCGCCGGCTACAAGACGGCGGACGGGATGTACAACGAGATCAAACAGCTGCGGGGGCTGACCGGACAGCCGTTCGGCGTCAACCTCTTCATGCCGCAGGCGGCTCTCGCCGACCCGAGCGCCGTCGAGGTGTACCGCCACCAGCTCGCGGGTGAGGCCGCCTGGTACGGGACTCCGCTCGGCGACCCGGACTCCAGCGGCGACGACGGCTACGAGGCCAAGGTCGCGATACTGCTGGAGGATCCGGTACCCGTCGTCTCCTTCACGTTCGGCTGCCCCGCCCGCGAAACCCTCGACGCGTTCGCCGGCGTCGGCACGTTCACCGTCGTGACGGTCACCTCCCCGCAGGAGGCGCGGAACGCGCAGTGGGCGGGAGCCGATGCCGTCTGCGTGCAGGGCGTCGAGGCGGGCGGCCACCAGTCCACGCACCACGACGACGCGCAGGCGGGCCTCACCGGCACCGGGCTGCTCTCCCTCGTCGCCCAGGTCCGCGAGACCGTGCAGCTGCCGATCGTCGCGGCCGGCGGGCTGATGCGCGGCTCCCAGATCGCGGCGGTGCTCGCCGCGGGCGCCGACGCGGCACAGCTCGGCACGGCGTTCCTGGCCTGCCCCGAGTCGGGGGCGCACCTGCTGCACAAACAGGCCCTGACCAACCCGCTGTTCGTCACGACGGCACTCACCCGGGCGTTCTCCGGCCGCCCCGCGCGGGGGCTGGCCAACCGTTTCGTCCGGGAGCACGGCCCGTACGCCCCCGCCGCCTACCCGCAGGTGCACCACCTGACCAGCGGGCTGCGCAAGGCCGCCGCCAAGGCCGGCGACGCCCAGGGCATGGCCCTGTGGGCGGGCCAGGGCCACCGGATGGCACGCGAGCTGCCCGCCGGCGAACTCGTGGAACTGCTCGCCACCGAAACGGACGCCGCATGGGCGGCAGTGAGTGGGAGGGGTGCACAGTGA
- a CDS encoding 16S rRNA (uracil(1498)-N(3))-methyltransferase has product MTAPVFVVERMPSGPEFVLEGSEGRHAVSVKRLHAGEDVVLTDGRGRWAEGVVRAAEGKDRLVVTDLATVHEEPAPAPRITVVQALPKGDRGEVAVETMTETGVDAIVPWQASRCITQWKGERGLKSLAKWRNTAREAGKQSRRVLFPEVAEAMTTKQVAALLAAADFAGVLHEDRESGSEPLATAQLPDGGSIVLVVGPEGGVSPEELAAFAAAGAPPYRLGPSVLRTSTAGTAAAALLMGRTGRWS; this is encoded by the coding sequence GTGACGGCACCGGTCTTCGTTGTCGAACGCATGCCCAGCGGGCCGGAGTTCGTCCTGGAAGGATCCGAGGGACGGCACGCCGTGTCCGTGAAGCGGCTGCACGCCGGGGAGGACGTCGTCCTGACCGACGGGCGCGGCCGCTGGGCGGAAGGCGTCGTACGCGCGGCCGAGGGCAAGGACCGGCTCGTCGTCACGGACCTCGCGACGGTGCACGAGGAGCCCGCACCCGCGCCCCGCATCACCGTCGTCCAGGCACTCCCCAAGGGTGACCGCGGTGAGGTCGCCGTCGAGACGATGACGGAGACGGGAGTCGACGCGATCGTGCCGTGGCAGGCCTCGCGCTGCATCACGCAGTGGAAGGGCGAGCGCGGCCTCAAGTCCCTGGCCAAATGGCGCAACACGGCCCGGGAGGCGGGGAAGCAGTCCCGCCGGGTGCTGTTCCCCGAGGTCGCCGAGGCGATGACGACCAAGCAGGTCGCCGCGCTGCTGGCCGCCGCGGACTTCGCGGGCGTCCTGCACGAGGACCGGGAGAGCGGCAGTGAGCCGCTCGCCACGGCGCAACTCCCCGACGGCGGCTCGATCGTGCTCGTCGTGGGACCGGAGGGCGGAGTCTCCCCCGAGGAGCTCGCCGCCTTCGCCGCCGCGGGCGCGCCGCCGTACCGGCTCGGGCCCAGTGTGCTGCGCACCTCGACCGCCGGGACGGCCGCTGCCGCCCTGCTGATGGGACGCACCGGCCGCTGGAGCTGA
- a CDS encoding histidine triad nucleotide-binding protein yields the protein MAGEPQTDCLFCKIVTGDIPATIIRESDTTVAFRDINPQAPTHVLVIPKAHYPDVAALAAAEPGIAADVLREAGLVAADEKITETGYRIVLNTGAGAGQTVFHAHAHVLGGRGMQWPPG from the coding sequence ATGGCGGGAGAGCCGCAGACCGACTGCCTGTTCTGCAAGATCGTTACGGGGGACATCCCGGCGACCATCATCCGGGAGAGCGACACGACCGTCGCCTTCCGTGACATAAACCCCCAGGCCCCCACGCACGTTCTCGTCATCCCGAAGGCGCACTACCCGGACGTCGCCGCCCTCGCCGCGGCCGAGCCCGGTATCGCCGCGGACGTGCTGCGCGAGGCCGGGCTGGTCGCCGCCGACGAGAAGATCACCGAGACCGGCTACCGCATCGTCCTCAACACGGGTGCCGGCGCGGGACAGACCGTCTTCCACGCGCACGCCCACGTCCTGGGCGGACGCGGGATGCAGTGGCCCCCCGGCTAG
- a CDS encoding ribonuclease Z: MSVRELVVLGTASQVPTRHRNHNGYLLRWDGEGILFDPGEGTQRQMLRAGVAAHDINRICVTHFHGDHSLGLAGVIQRINLDQVPHPVTAHFPASGQHFFDRLRYATAYRQSVELTEVPVAADGILATTDAYTLDSHRLSHPVESYGYRLTEPDRRRMLPEKLAEHGIGGPDVGRIQRDGVLRGIPLDEVSEQRRGQRFAFIMDTRLCDGVHALAEGCDMLVIESTFLDEDSRLAADHGHLTAGQAGRAAKEAGVRHLVLTHFSQRYNDSEAFEHQARAAGFEGELTIAQDLIRVPVPTRHQ, encoded by the coding sequence GTGTCCGTACGAGAGCTCGTGGTCCTCGGCACCGCCAGCCAGGTCCCGACGCGTCACCGCAACCACAACGGCTACCTGCTGCGCTGGGACGGCGAGGGCATCCTCTTCGACCCGGGCGAGGGCACGCAGCGCCAGATGCTGCGGGCGGGCGTCGCCGCGCACGACATCAACCGGATCTGCGTCACGCACTTCCACGGCGACCACTCGCTGGGCCTGGCCGGGGTGATCCAGCGGATCAACCTGGACCAGGTCCCGCACCCCGTCACCGCCCACTTCCCGGCGAGCGGACAGCACTTCTTCGACCGGCTGCGGTACGCCACCGCCTACCGCCAGTCCGTCGAACTCACCGAGGTACCGGTCGCCGCCGACGGGATCCTCGCCACCACGGACGCGTACACGCTGGACAGCCACCGGCTCTCGCACCCGGTCGAGTCCTACGGCTACCGCCTGACCGAACCCGACCGGCGGCGCATGCTGCCCGAGAAGCTCGCCGAGCACGGCATCGGCGGGCCGGACGTCGGACGGATCCAGCGCGACGGCGTCCTGCGCGGCATCCCGCTCGACGAGGTCTCGGAACAGCGGCGCGGCCAGCGGTTCGCGTTCATCATGGACACGCGGCTCTGCGACGGCGTGCACGCCCTCGCCGAGGGCTGCGACATGCTGGTCATCGAGTCGACCTTCCTCGACGAGGACAGCCGCCTCGCCGCCGACCACGGCCACCTCACCGCCGGGCAGGCCGGCCGGGCGGCGAAGGAAGCAGGCGTACGGCACCTCGTGCTGACGCACTTCTCGCAGCGCTACAACGACTCCGAGGCCTTCGAGCACCAGGCCAGGGCAGCCGGCTTCGAAGGTGAACTGACCATCGCCCAGGACCTGATCAGGGTCCCCGTACCCACCCGCCACCAGTAA
- a CDS encoding adenosine deaminase, whose amino-acid sequence MHLPKAELHLHIEGTLEPELAFALAARNGVDLPFADTEELRTAYLFEDLQSFLDLYYALMAVLRTEDDFAELADAYLARAAAQGVRHAEIFFDPQAHTDRGVPIGTVIEGLGRALERSEETHGISTQLIMCFLRDLSAESALETLEAAKPYLHRISAVGLDSAEAGHPPAKFREVYAAATALGLRKVAHAGEEGPPEYIREALDVLGVERIDHGLRCMEDPELVDRLVSERIPLTLCPLSNVRLRAVDTLEDHPLPAMMAAGLLCTVNSDDPAYFGGYVGDTFHAVHEALGLDREQLRTLARNSFEAAFLDHDEERRARYLCEVEAYAFD is encoded by the coding sequence GTGCACCTCCCCAAAGCCGAACTCCACCTCCACATCGAAGGAACCCTCGAACCCGAGCTGGCCTTCGCGCTCGCCGCACGCAACGGGGTGGACCTGCCCTTCGCGGACACCGAAGAGCTGCGCACCGCCTACCTCTTCGAGGACCTGCAGAGCTTCCTCGACCTCTACTACGCGCTCATGGCGGTGCTGCGCACCGAGGACGACTTCGCCGAACTGGCCGACGCCTACCTCGCCCGCGCCGCCGCCCAGGGTGTCCGGCACGCGGAGATCTTCTTCGACCCGCAGGCTCACACCGACCGCGGTGTCCCGATCGGCACCGTCATCGAAGGGCTCGGCAGGGCGCTGGAGCGCAGCGAGGAGACGCACGGCATCTCCACCCAGCTGATCATGTGCTTCCTGCGCGACCTGTCCGCGGAATCGGCGCTGGAGACCCTGGAGGCCGCGAAGCCGTACCTCCACCGCATCAGCGCCGTCGGACTCGACTCCGCGGAGGCCGGCCACCCGCCCGCGAAGTTCCGCGAGGTGTACGCGGCGGCCACGGCCCTCGGCCTGCGCAAGGTCGCCCACGCCGGCGAGGAGGGCCCGCCGGAGTACATCCGCGAGGCCCTGGACGTCCTGGGCGTCGAGCGCATCGATCACGGGCTGCGCTGCATGGAGGACCCGGAGCTGGTGGACCGGCTCGTCTCCGAGCGGATCCCGCTCACGCTCTGCCCGCTGTCCAACGTCAGGCTGCGCGCCGTCGACACCCTGGAGGACCACCCGCTGCCGGCCATGATGGCCGCCGGGCTGCTCTGCACGGTGAACTCCGACGACCCCGCCTACTTCGGCGGATACGTCGGAGACACCTTCCACGCCGTCCACGAGGCGCTCGGCCTGGACCGCGAGCAGCTGCGCACCCTGGCCCGCAACTCCTTCGAGGCGGCCTTCCTCGACCACGACGAGGAGCGCAGGGCGCGCTACCTCTGCGAGGTCGAGGCGTACGCGTTCGACTGA
- a CDS encoding MFS transporter, with amino-acid sequence MSSRPRAAWPLVAVFTAGYLAAYLLPTIVGRLSAYLGLSSAQAGLVGSALLLSSASAGFTLAGRVDRYGARRPARIGLVLAALGYGCAALTGSVPLVVAGVVVGGFGSGAATAVAASGIAAQRDPHRTSSLGLLSVSATAGALYLTIPHLGGGHRLPFASIALVALLVWPATSRLGGSVPAGGGAQVSGRLPHRRSGLVLAGGMLVWSMAQNALWGVSSRIGVVQVGLSEVTVGAVFAAALGAGLLGVMGAGMLGARLGRAVPIGLGTMIIAASIVLSSSAQDLGSFATGEIMWNTFYPVVLSYLIGLAASLDVRGRWAVLAGSASSVGVACGPVLGSVLSEQAGYAVMGLILGAATLLVAAPVTAVALHTGGRPLVPGSVRRRGGAPAALLAATTGSMSGAVPKLGAPEQAVTEISVPALRRRRLVRSAFRTAGPAGGSGQSNAYASTSQR; translated from the coding sequence ATGTCCTCGCGCCCTCGCGCCGCGTGGCCCCTGGTTGCCGTGTTCACCGCCGGTTACCTCGCCGCCTATCTGCTCCCCACCATCGTCGGCCGTCTCAGCGCCTATCTGGGGCTGAGCTCCGCCCAGGCCGGACTGGTCGGCAGCGCCCTCCTGCTGAGCTCGGCCTCCGCCGGTTTCACCCTGGCGGGGCGCGTCGACAGATACGGGGCACGCAGACCGGCGCGCATCGGGCTCGTACTGGCCGCGCTGGGCTACGGCTGCGCGGCGCTGACGGGCTCCGTGCCGCTGGTGGTCGCGGGTGTCGTCGTCGGCGGCTTCGGATCGGGCGCGGCGACCGCGGTCGCGGCGTCCGGCATCGCCGCCCAGCGCGATCCGCACCGGACCTCGTCCCTGGGGCTGCTCAGCGTCTCGGCGACGGCCGGTGCGCTCTACCTGACGATCCCTCACCTCGGCGGCGGGCACCGGCTCCCCTTCGCCTCGATCGCCCTGGTCGCGCTCCTCGTCTGGCCCGCCACCTCCAGGCTGGGCGGCTCCGTGCCCGCGGGCGGCGGCGCGCAGGTCTCCGGCCGGCTGCCGCACCGGCGGTCGGGGCTGGTGCTCGCGGGCGGAATGCTCGTCTGGTCCATGGCGCAGAACGCGCTGTGGGGCGTGAGCAGCCGGATCGGCGTCGTCCAGGTCGGGCTCTCCGAGGTGACCGTCGGCGCCGTGTTCGCCGCCGCGCTGGGAGCGGGCCTGCTCGGTGTCATGGGCGCCGGGATGCTGGGTGCCCGGCTCGGCCGCGCCGTGCCGATCGGCCTCGGGACGATGATCATCGCTGCGAGCATCGTGCTCAGCTCGTCGGCGCAGGACCTCGGCTCCTTCGCGACCGGCGAGATCATGTGGAACACCTTCTACCCGGTGGTCCTGTCGTATCTGATCGGTCTGGCCGCCTCGCTCGATGTGCGTGGCCGCTGGGCGGTCCTCGCGGGCTCGGCGTCGTCCGTCGGTGTGGCCTGCGGACCCGTCCTCGGCAGTGTGCTCTCCGAGCAGGCCGGCTACGCGGTGATGGGCCTGATCCTGGGGGCGGCCACGCTGCTGGTCGCGGCCCCCGTCACCGCTGTCGCACTGCACACCGGCGGGCGCCCGCTGGTGCCGGGTTCGGTCCGGCGCAGGGGCGGTGCCCCGGCCGCGCTCCTCGCCGCGACGACCGGCAGCATGTCCGGCGCGGTGCCCAAGCTGGGCGCGCCGGAGCAGGCCGTCACGGAGATCAGCGTTCCCGCGCTGCGCCGGAGGCGGCTGGTCAGGAGCGCGTTCCGGACGGCCGGCCCCGCGGGCGGGTCCGGTCAGTCGAACGCGTACGCCTCGACCTCGCAGAGGTAG
- a CDS encoding carbohydrate kinase family protein, which yields MSTGNPGIDPLLGLRAPQDPPCDVFLTGTVFLDIIFTGLDSAPVRGTESWARGMGSSPGGVANMATALARLGLRTSLAAAFGDDHYGEYCWDALEQGEHIDLSMSRTVPGWHSPVTVSMAYEGERTMVSHGHEAPAPDTPAPGRTFPHCPPRARAAIASLTPGRSEPWVAGAARDGALVFADVGWDETGRWDLDALPDLRHCLAFLPNAEEAMRYTRTDCPRAAAHALTERVPLAVVTLGAEGAYAVDRETGTAAEVPAIEVEALDPTGAGDVFVAGFVTGTLAGWPLADRLAFAGLTAALSVQEFGGSLSAPGWAEIAAWWQQVRACADQDPAALERYAFLQELLPAASRAWPLRRAVPTIGFRQ from the coding sequence GTGAGCACAGGTAATCCAGGCATCGACCCGCTGCTCGGGCTGCGCGCCCCGCAGGACCCGCCCTGCGACGTCTTCCTGACGGGCACGGTCTTCCTGGACATCATCTTCACCGGCCTGGACAGCGCACCCGTGCGCGGCACCGAGTCCTGGGCCAGGGGGATGGGCTCCAGCCCCGGCGGCGTCGCCAACATGGCCACCGCGCTCGCCAGGCTCGGACTGCGCACCTCGCTGGCCGCCGCGTTCGGCGACGACCACTACGGGGAGTACTGCTGGGACGCCCTGGAACAGGGCGAACACATCGACCTGTCGATGTCGCGCACGGTTCCCGGCTGGCACTCCCCGGTCACCGTCTCCATGGCGTACGAGGGCGAGCGCACGATGGTCTCCCACGGCCACGAGGCGCCGGCCCCCGACACCCCCGCACCCGGCCGGACGTTCCCGCACTGCCCGCCGCGCGCCCGCGCGGCCATCGCCTCGCTCACCCCCGGCCGCAGCGAGCCCTGGGTGGCCGGGGCGGCCCGTGACGGCGCTCTGGTCTTCGCCGACGTCGGCTGGGACGAGACGGGCCGCTGGGACCTGGACGCCCTCCCCGACCTGCGGCACTGCCTGGCCTTCCTGCCCAACGCCGAGGAGGCCATGCGCTACACCCGCACCGACTGCCCGCGCGCCGCCGCACACGCCCTGACCGAGCGGGTACCCCTAGCCGTGGTCACCCTGGGCGCGGAAGGCGCGTACGCGGTGGACCGGGAGACCGGCACCGCCGCGGAGGTGCCGGCCATCGAGGTGGAGGCCCTGGACCCCACCGGGGCGGGCGACGTGTTCGTCGCCGGGTTCGTCACCGGCACCCTGGCCGGCTGGCCGCTCGCCGACCGCCTCGCCTTCGCCGGACTGACCGCCGCCCTCTCGGTGCAGGAGTTCGGCGGATCGCTGTCCGCGCCCGGCTGGGCGGAGATCGCCGCATGGTGGCAGCAGGTGCGCGCCTGCGCCGACCAGGACCCGGCGGCCCTGGAGCGGTACGCGTTCCTCCAGGAGCTCCTGCCCGCCGCCAGCCGGGCGTGGCCGCTGCGCCGTGCCGTCCCGACCATCGGCTTCCGCCAGTGA